A single genomic interval of Osmerus eperlanus chromosome 14, fOsmEpe2.1, whole genome shotgun sequence harbors:
- the LOC134033932 gene encoding C-type lectin domain family 4 member G-like, protein METDEDVYANVDDVWATEVERVGEKVTRRGDREVEAAGYQVLHKRPELTEGKAVESLKMSPDADRKFGRSFSVDRKCELGRLAVLCLGLLCGLLLATVIGLSVFYLKTIHHSTQLQTSYDSLQIQYDLLRTERDQLQTSYDSLQTQYDLLSTERDQLQTSYTSLGTERHKQQLSFQNLSLERDHLQRMVSRLEMSAECCPGWKKFQSSCYYLSTEEKTWEESSQYCRGRGTNLVIIKSREEQVFLNGLHFNQKFWMGLTDTEQEGVWKWVDGTRLKLTETFWRGGEPNNADMREHCGVFNKFPNPLFLWNVHLSSWNDEPCDIRYQWVCKRKMAVTMEMIEHE, encoded by the exons ATGGAGACGGACGAGGATGTGTACGCCAACGTGGACGACGTGTGGGCGACCGAGGtcgagagagtgggagagaaggtGACCAggcggggagacagggaggtggaAGCAGCAGGCTACCAGGTGTTACACAAGAGGCCAGAACTGACTG AGGGCAAAGCTGTGGAGAGCCTCAAGATGTCTCCAGATGCAGACAGGAAGTTTGGGCGGAGCTTCTCTgtggacaggaagtgtgagCTGGGCCGGCTGGCTGTGCTGTGTCTTGGGCTGCTCTGTGGCCTGCTACTGGCTACAGTCATAggcctctctgtgttct ATTTAAAGACCATCCATCATTCGACTCAGCTGCAAACCAGTTATGACTCTCTTCAAATCCAATATGATCTcttgaggacagagagagatcagctgCAAACCAGTTATGACTCTCTTCAAACCCAATATGATCTcttgagcacagagagagatcagctgCAAACCAGTTACACATCTCTTGGTACAGAAAGACACAAACAGCAACTCAGTTTTCAAAATCTGAGTTTGGAGAGAGACCATCTGCAGAGGATGGTCTCAAGATTGG AAATGTCTGCGGAATGCTGTCCTGGTTGGAAGAAGTTCCAGTCAAGTTGTTACTATCTTTCTACTGAGGAGAAAACCTGGGAAGAGAGCAGCCAGTACTGTAGAGGCAGAGGAACCAACCTGGTTATCATAAAGAGCAGAGAGGAacag GTGTTTCTAAATGGACTTCACTTCAATCAAAAATTCTGGATGGGTCTGACTGACACAGAACAAGAAGGGGTTTGGAAATGGGTGGACGGAACCAGACTGAAACTGACCGAAAC AttctggagagggggagaaccgAACAACGCGGATATGAGAGAGCACTGCGGAGTGTTCAACAAATTTCCTAATCCTCTGTTCCTCTGGAATGTTCATTTATCCTCATGGAATGACGAGCCTTGTGATATACGTTACCAATGGGTGTGCAAGAGGAAAATGGCCGTGACCATGGAGATGATCGAACATGAGTGA
- the LOC134033931 gene encoding uncharacterized protein LOC134033931 → MKIVITSLIVLHLIAGEVKATQDYSIIVMEGSNITLNTSVTNPYKKSISWLYDATFIATIRNGTPYLAEKNRFHGRITPHKHDGSITIVNMKTNDSGVFSLHILPHGSNRYYNITVHGKNSHDDFEKRRVKVGEATTLDTYLDTDLCNETQCQDYDLQWTYSRDPVKQKFTRIAHWQNNISKTDYNNRFKDTLQMDLRNGSLTLRNITTNHSGYYHLEKLKARQPENNSLYEVIVYDEVSRPSIHSFLSLSADTDTCSVECSVENGRDVTLSWYRGEERLNQTRSPDLSRVLSLPLEIKNQDGDSYSCVAENPVSNKTANLNKTELCPE, encoded by the exons ATGAAGATTGTGATAACCAGTTTGATAGTTCTTCACTTAATTGCAG GTGAGGTTAAGGCCACACAGGATTACAGCATCATAGTGATGGAAGGGTCCAACATCACCCTGAACACAAGCGTGACTAATCCATACAAAAAATCGATCTCATGGCTGTATGACGCAACATTTATTGCCACAATCAGAAATGGCACGCCTTATCTGGCTGAAAAAAACAGGTTTCATGGGAGAATAACACCACACAAACATGATGGGTCCATCACCATTGTGAATATGAAGACCAATGACTCTGGGgtcttctctctccatatcttacCTCATGGCTCTAACAGATATTACAACATAACAGTCCATG GTAAGAACTCACATGACGACTTTGAAAAGAGGAGGGTAAAGGTGGGTGAGGCCACCACTCTGGACACTTACTTGGATACTGACCTGTGTAATGAGACACAGTGTCAGGATTATGATCTTCAGTGGACGTACAGTCGCGATCCCGTTAAACAAAAGTTTACTAGGATTGCACACTGGCAAAACAACATCAGCAAAACGGACTACAACAATCGCTTCAAAGATACACTGCAGATGGACCTGCGCAATGGCTCTCTGACTTTAAGAAACATCACAACTAATCACAGTGGATATTACCATCTGGAGAAGTTAAAGGCCAGGCAGCCAGAAAACAACAGTCTCTATGAAGTCATTGTTTATG ATGAAGTGTCTCGGCCATCCATCCACTCCTTCCTGAGTCTGTCTGCTGACACAGACACCTGTTCTGTGGAGTGTTCTGTGGAGAACGGGAGAGATGTGACCCTGTCCTggtacagaggagaggagagactcaaccagaccAGAAGTCCTGATCTCTCCAgggtcctgtctctccctctggagATAAAGAACCAGGATGGAGACTCCTACAGCTGTGTGGCTGAAAACCCTGTCAGCAACAAGACGGCCAACCTCAACAAGACAGAGCTGTGTCCAG AATAA